Proteins encoded by one window of Mesorhizobium sp. INR15:
- a CDS encoding Hpt domain-containing protein: MRGESGIAFSMPGGDVSGTRRSRPVDLVHLARQTMGDRDLEREVLALFVQQALSVRDRIADADIKERLLLAHGLKGSARGVGAFAVADCATDIEHKPDDTHTLKRLGTLINEVRDFIAAINR; this comes from the coding sequence ATGCGTGGCGAAAGCGGCATTGCCTTCTCGATGCCCGGGGGCGACGTGTCGGGAACGAGGCGTTCGCGGCCGGTCGATCTGGTGCATCTGGCACGCCAGACAATGGGGGACCGGGATCTCGAACGCGAGGTGCTGGCGCTTTTTGTCCAGCAGGCGCTGTCGGTGCGGGACCGGATTGCGGATGCCGACATCAAGGAGAGGCTGCTTCTGGCGCACGGGCTGAAGGGCTCGGCGCGGGGTGTCGGCGCCTTCGCGGTGGCCGATTGCGCCACCGACATCGAGCACAAGCCGGATGACACCCACACCCTCAAACGGCTTGGCACGCTGATCAACGAAGTGCGTGATTTCATCGCCGCCATCAACCGCTAG
- a CDS encoding DUF922 domain-containing Zn-dependent protease, protein MMKRPLLCALMLGLTALPAGAANLIKTYSYFAIGGRTLEDIETQLSKHGPEVKSTGTRHPGATQMAFTTRISYAQTARTCRIADAKVTVKVKVILPEWRRPRKADADVKLFWDTLSADIKRHEERHVEIAKNHGRELEDALKASYPQRTCDAAKAKAAEITATVLASHDRAQVQFDRVESVNFESRILRLLRYRMERIENGQLPPA, encoded by the coding sequence ATGATGAAACGACCCCTGCTTTGTGCACTGATGCTTGGCTTGACCGCTCTTCCGGCGGGTGCGGCCAATCTCATCAAGACCTATAGCTACTTCGCCATCGGCGGCCGGACACTCGAAGATATCGAGACCCAGCTATCGAAACACGGACCCGAGGTGAAAAGCACGGGAACGCGGCACCCTGGCGCCACCCAGATGGCGTTCACCACCCGCATCTCCTATGCGCAAACCGCAAGAACCTGCCGGATTGCCGACGCGAAAGTGACGGTCAAGGTGAAGGTGATCCTTCCCGAGTGGCGCCGCCCTCGCAAGGCCGATGCCGATGTGAAGCTGTTCTGGGATACGCTGTCCGCCGACATCAAGCGCCACGAGGAGCGCCATGTCGAGATTGCCAAGAACCACGGCCGCGAACTCGAGGATGCGCTGAAAGCCAGTTACCCGCAAAGGACCTGCGATGCGGCCAAGGCCAAGGCCGCCGAAATCACCGCCACCGTTCTTGCCAGTCACGATCGGGCCCAGGTGCAGTTCGACCGTGTCGAGAGCGTCAATTTCGAAAGCCGTATCCTGCGGCTACTGCGCTATCGCATGGAGCGCATCGAGAACGGCCAGCTGCCGCCGGCCTGA
- a CDS encoding MDR family MFS transporter, whose product MDQTVDKQTMVASGTPLTESEKNAIIGGVLLSMLLAALDQTIVAPAMPTMGRLLGHAEYLPWIVTGYLLTATAMAPLYGKISDVYGRRPTIYAAILIFLAGSLVSALAPNMFVLVLGRAIQGAGGGGLFALTQTVIGDLVPPRERARYAAWISGTWAVASIAGPLLGGTFAEHLHWSLIFWINIPLGLLAMAIINNPLKKLPIAAKNHRIDGLGAVLLVVATAMLLLALNWGGSEYPWLSREILALLAASAVFWSAFAIRLLRAAEPLISLDVLKNPIVLAGTLSMFLLQAANIGLAVYLPVYLQSIIGLSVSESGIAMLGLLLGTVAGATFSGRTIPRFVHYKRIAMVGVIFSILCLGLLSLVAGHASLLVVEILTVCIGLGSGTTFPVATVSVQNAVDRMHLGVATGVLTFLRSLGSALGVAMLGAVALGYGLPLAGEGVQAAGQVVSAVPFVMIFLVAAAILLLALITLALMPEKALRGHGEDTAAALVE is encoded by the coding sequence ATGGATCAGACGGTCGACAAGCAAACGATGGTGGCGTCAGGCACGCCGCTGACGGAAAGCGAAAAGAACGCCATCATTGGCGGCGTTCTCCTGTCGATGCTGCTGGCCGCGCTTGATCAGACCATCGTGGCGCCTGCCATGCCAACGATGGGCCGGCTGCTTGGCCATGCCGAGTATCTGCCATGGATCGTCACCGGCTACCTCCTGACCGCAACCGCCATGGCGCCGCTATATGGCAAGATCTCGGACGTCTACGGCCGCCGCCCCACCATCTATGCGGCCATCCTGATCTTTCTTGCCGGATCGCTGGTCAGCGCCCTGGCGCCCAACATGTTTGTGCTCGTGCTCGGCCGCGCGATCCAGGGCGCCGGCGGCGGTGGGCTGTTTGCACTTACACAGACCGTGATCGGCGATCTTGTGCCGCCGCGCGAACGGGCGCGCTATGCCGCCTGGATTTCCGGCACCTGGGCTGTCGCCAGCATCGCCGGGCCTCTGCTTGGCGGCACATTTGCCGAGCATCTGCATTGGTCGCTGATCTTCTGGATCAACATTCCGCTCGGCCTGCTGGCCATGGCGATCATCAACAATCCGCTGAAGAAATTGCCCATTGCCGCGAAAAATCACCGCATCGACGGACTGGGGGCGGTGTTGCTTGTCGTCGCAACGGCGATGCTGCTGCTGGCGCTGAACTGGGGCGGCAGCGAATATCCGTGGCTGTCGCGCGAAATTCTCGCATTGCTCGCCGCCTCGGCGGTCTTCTGGTCGGCCTTCGCCATACGGCTCCTGCGCGCGGCCGAACCGTTGATCTCGCTCGACGTCCTCAAGAACCCGATCGTGCTTGCCGGCACGCTTTCCATGTTCCTGCTGCAAGCCGCCAATATCGGCCTTGCGGTCTACCTGCCGGTTTACCTGCAGTCGATCATTGGGCTTTCGGTCAGCGAATCCGGCATTGCCATGCTCGGCCTGCTGCTCGGCACCGTTGCCGGCGCGACCTTCAGCGGGCGCACGATACCGCGTTTTGTGCACTACAAGCGGATTGCCATGGTCGGAGTGATCTTTTCCATCCTTTGCCTCGGCCTGCTCAGCCTCGTTGCCGGACATGCTTCGCTGCTGGTTGTCGAAATACTGACAGTCTGCATTGGCCTCGGCAGCGGAACCACGTTTCCGGTCGCCACCGTCTCGGTCCAGAACGCCGTCGACCGCATGCATCTGGGCGTCGCCACTGGCGTGCTGACCTTCCTGCGCTCATTGGGCAGCGCGCTCGGCGTTGCCATGCTTGGCGCCGTCGCGCTAGGCTATGGTCTGCCACTGGCCGGCGAAGGCGTGCAGGCCGCGGGCCAAGTGGTATCAGCCGTTCCTTTCGTGATGATCTTTCTCGTGGCGGCGGCTATCCTGCTCCTGGCGCTGATCACGCTTGCGCTGATGCCGGAAAAGGCGCTTCGCGGCCACGGCGAGGACACGGCCGCCGCGCTTGTCGAATAG
- a CDS encoding 2Fe-2S iron-sulfur cluster-binding protein, which yields MTKLTIIAHDGTHFDMDAENGSTVMENAIRNSVPGIEAECGGACACATCHVYVDEAWTAEVGEPEAMEEDMLDFAYDVQPNSRLSCQIKVRDALDGLIVRVPERQG from the coding sequence ATGACCAAGCTGACCATTATCGCCCATGACGGCACACATTTCGACATGGATGCCGAGAACGGCTCGACGGTCATGGAGAACGCGATCCGTAACTCCGTGCCGGGGATCGAGGCGGAATGCGGCGGCGCCTGCGCCTGCGCCACCTGCCACGTCTATGTCGACGAGGCATGGACGGCTGAAGTCGGCGAGCCGGAGGCGATGGAAGAGGATATGCTGGACTTCGCCTATGACGTTCAGCCGAACTCGCGCCTGTCCTGCCAGATCAAGGTGCGCGATGCGCTTGACGGCCTGATCGTGCGGGTGCCTGAACGCCAGGGATAA
- a CDS encoding NAD(P)/FAD-dependent oxidoreductase, producing the protein MTDVIKTDALIVGAGPVGLFAVFELGLFDMKCHLLDILDRPGGQCAELYPEKPIYDIPGWPSISAQGLVDKLLEQIAPFKPEFTFNRMVAGLEKLGDGSFRVTTDENEVFEAKVVVIAAGGGSFQPKRPPIPGIEPYEGKSVFYSVRRMEDFRGHDLVIVGGGDSALDWTLNLQPIAKSVTLVHRRPEFRAAPDSVNKMYAMQEMKQLEFQVGQVTGLTGADGQLASAVIKGPDGDIEVPCTRMLPFFGLTMKLGPIAEWGLNLHENLIPVDTEKFQTSIPGIFAVGDINWYPGKLKLILSGFHEVALMSQAAKRIISPGERIVFQYTTSSTSLQKKLGVAG; encoded by the coding sequence ATGACCGACGTCATCAAGACAGACGCGCTGATTGTCGGGGCAGGGCCGGTCGGCCTGTTTGCCGTGTTCGAGCTCGGTCTCTTCGACATGAAGTGCCACCTGCTCGACATCCTCGATCGGCCTGGCGGCCAATGCGCGGAGCTCTATCCGGAAAAGCCGATCTACGACATTCCCGGCTGGCCCTCGATTTCGGCGCAAGGCCTTGTCGACAAGTTGCTTGAGCAGATTGCACCGTTCAAGCCGGAGTTCACCTTCAACCGCATGGTTGCCGGCCTTGAAAAGCTCGGGGATGGCAGCTTTCGCGTTACCACGGACGAGAATGAGGTTTTTGAAGCCAAGGTGGTGGTGATCGCCGCCGGCGGTGGCTCTTTTCAGCCGAAGCGGCCACCGATTCCAGGCATCGAGCCCTATGAAGGCAAAAGCGTTTTCTACTCCGTCCGGCGCATGGAGGATTTCCGCGGTCATGATCTTGTCATTGTCGGCGGCGGCGATTCAGCACTCGACTGGACGCTGAACCTGCAGCCGATCGCCAAGAGCGTGACGCTGGTGCATCGGCGGCCCGAGTTCCGCGCCGCGCCTGACAGTGTCAACAAGATGTATGCCATGCAGGAGATGAAACAGCTGGAATTCCAGGTCGGGCAAGTCACCGGCCTGACCGGCGCGGACGGCCAGCTGGCATCGGCTGTCATCAAGGGACCGGACGGCGACATCGAGGTGCCCTGCACGCGCATGCTGCCGTTTTTCGGCCTGACCATGAAGCTGGGGCCGATCGCCGAATGGGGGCTCAACCTTCATGAAAACCTCATTCCGGTCGATACCGAGAAATTCCAGACATCGATCCCCGGCATTTTCGCCGTCGGCGACATCAACTGGTATCCTGGCAAGCTCAAGCTGATTCTGTCGGGCTTCCACGAGGTGGCTTTGATGTCGCAGGCAGCGAAGCGCATCATCAGCCCAGGCGAACGCATCGTCTTCCAGTACACGACCTCGTCGACCAGCTTGCAGAAGAAGCTCGGTGTCGCCGGCTGA
- a CDS encoding kinesin: MAKKPTTTRTLDSDVARELEKALDLDLSDAGNGDLDIAASMEDLEAQISQAADELAREGRGQKPAPIFNQGPININPSNINQSQPAKPAAKAKPAELRPVETRSAQPAGFTPANDERQKDYKTLLHGLNRRASNTIYWVVAFVSLAWFAGAGGLANLLFGPSIWRIRTLDQFLARPELIGLAIAALVPIILFWAFAAMIRRAQEMRIAAQSMTEVAFRLTEPENLAQDRVMMIGQAVRREVAAMGEGIERTLARAVELETLVHSEVNQIERSYSENESRIRSLVDGLGSEREAVVTHAERVRASITGAHETLKDEIGAASDIIRDSILNASTKLSMTITNSGDTLIDRINESSMSIFDSVEGRLDTITDRLSTSGEAFASLLDTRIAKLTDTTDGLTRSLTDLLDDRTTGMVSLLGGAARTLNSEFEASLNGIERTLAERGQALISEFQTRAEALDTGTQKLNAALEARARQINETLVERAREIAHTFAESKDTLSAMIDQGKTQIGADMADIVTSTSTMLEARASDFAGRMEAARHVVSRSFDTDIQRLADARVGIEEAVENHSRKLSESRERMAAAMQTDLAKFAEGRAGIDAAVTNQVQKLAEGRSLIARALEEDLRKVNESRAAIDASLGGHLERLEEGRNRLSLALNEDSGKLVQARTIIDEMVAGHVGKLAEGRNILSRALEADLGKLADSRAGIDGLVAGQVEKIAEGRAVLTKALENDIIGIKSLIETHSAKLAEDRTQLSQSLDSDLSGIRGLLEGHSGRLAEDRGLLSQTLEADLAKLADSRSSIDGLVAGQVEKLAEGRDILKRALESDLNTIKGVIASQSEKLAEDRGQLSRVLETDLQNVNSVIADHMNKLVQDRASLSKALEDDLAKLADSRSSIDGLVAGQVEKLAEGRDILKRALEADLGTIRGTIADHSQKLTDDRSQFAQALQADLAGISDHVQSHTDKLAEHRSALSDALEADLRGVSGLMQSHTDKLAQDRSALSGALEADLRGVSGLMQSHTDKLAQDRSSLSQALQDDLAKLAESRSSIDGLVAGQVEKLAEGRDILKRALEADLNTIRGTVADQSQRLVDDRAQFARALEADLESVSGLVNSHAERLVQDRSSLSKSLEDDLAKLAESRSSIDGLVAGQVEKLAEGRDILKRALEADLQKLSASRTDVDDIIAGHVGKLAEGRNMLTRALEDDLVKLADTRKDVDRSLSGHIDQIAARSTDISAAIAADVDKIEQAFSRQTGIIEERAGTMERALSTGVDNVRSVLEKSAVFVAGALREKVMEVTSTLHEQAGAAFSDADRKIAERAEQTSAALLARAEDIARTFEEADRRLHARAEDTSNALLARADDTSSTLLARAHETADQLAARAGEIAGTFDMADQKLAARAQATTDQLAARAQDTADHLAARASEIAGAFDAADQKLVARAVETAQSLAARAGDILRNFEGADQRLGMRIGESAEALAARASDLGRIFDAADQQLVSRIAEGSEALSSRASEIGRIFDDADQRLVSRISNSTSTIGEHAETIVGAFADTEQRVAERARRTGQEMAVHAREIEQALAGADERLASSAAAAAARVEEQVASVEHRLAYTAETMGQRLNEQVSTAEAQLVSRANVIAETFTAVGQHIGQSTNDAAKTIGANTRELNTMLAARSAEMSKILDETARPLVERFAQGGSELQRSMEEVTERATEKLRSENAALVNALASRTAETLSAVEGARSSLSESVADLIGRMTKSSSQLGQLIDQAAVNLGQVDERLSGSTQSFAATTEKAAQTFASSARLVDSNTTRLTELSSSTLREVASIATKFDEHSRLLASASDLLSSAQSNLEHTLERQSSLEDLAVGLVKKSEDLERVMRSFENLVGQTLQNAEGKTLESADKIRNAITEVVDSATKRFADATEEMRRTAGSIKSELDLTRAELKKGVIEMPEEAKESTSAIRRAVSEQINALKELSDIVAKSGRGGDTSEPRNLRPAPQAPAARAAEPPRRAPAPQQELRPPQAPLGGTALRGTLDLERPTEAAPRQRDQNARTPQGGWVRDLLTGASREEDAARPAAPAEAPRAAPAQRTPLHVVESLNSLSVDIARAIDHDASIELWNRYRRGERDVFTRRLYTLKGQQTFDEIRRKYQAEAEFRSAVDRYCDDFEKLLKDVSRNDRDNIMAQTYLTSDTGKVYTMLAHASGRLH; the protein is encoded by the coding sequence ATGGCGAAGAAACCAACGACGACGAGAACTCTTGACAGCGACGTGGCAAGGGAACTCGAAAAGGCGCTCGATCTCGACCTGAGCGATGCCGGAAACGGCGACCTCGATATCGCGGCCTCGATGGAAGATCTGGAAGCACAGATATCCCAGGCAGCTGATGAACTGGCGCGCGAAGGCCGCGGCCAGAAGCCGGCGCCGATCTTCAATCAAGGCCCCATCAATATCAATCCAAGCAATATCAACCAGAGCCAGCCTGCAAAACCCGCGGCGAAGGCAAAGCCCGCCGAATTGCGCCCTGTTGAAACGCGCAGCGCACAGCCTGCCGGATTCACGCCAGCAAATGATGAACGCCAGAAAGACTACAAGACGCTTCTGCACGGCCTCAACCGGCGCGCCTCGAACACGATCTATTGGGTCGTCGCCTTCGTTTCGCTCGCCTGGTTCGCTGGTGCGGGCGGCTTGGCCAACCTTCTTTTCGGACCAAGCATCTGGAGAATTCGCACCCTCGACCAGTTTCTTGCCCGTCCCGAACTGATCGGCCTGGCCATCGCGGCACTTGTGCCCATCATCCTGTTCTGGGCCTTCGCGGCGATGATCCGCCGCGCCCAGGAGATGCGCATTGCCGCGCAGTCGATGACCGAAGTGGCTTTCCGCCTGACCGAGCCGGAAAACCTCGCCCAGGACCGCGTGATGATGATCGGCCAGGCCGTTCGCCGCGAAGTGGCGGCCATGGGCGAAGGCATCGAGCGCACGCTTGCGCGCGCCGTCGAGCTGGAGACGCTGGTCCACAGCGAAGTGAACCAGATCGAGCGCTCCTATTCGGAAAATGAATCCCGCATCCGCTCGCTCGTTGATGGTCTCGGTAGCGAGCGCGAGGCGGTTGTGACCCACGCCGAGCGCGTCCGCGCCTCGATCACCGGCGCACATGAGACGCTGAAGGACGAGATCGGCGCTGCCAGCGACATCATTCGCGACAGCATCCTCAACGCATCGACCAAACTGTCGATGACGATCACCAATTCTGGCGACACATTGATCGACCGGATCAACGAAAGCTCGATGTCGATCTTCGATTCGGTCGAAGGCCGCCTGGATACGATCACCGACCGGTTGTCGACCTCGGGTGAAGCCTTCGCCAGCCTGCTGGACACCCGCATCGCCAAACTTACGGATACCACCGACGGCCTGACGCGGTCGCTGACCGACCTGCTCGACGACCGCACCACCGGCATGGTCTCCTTGCTCGGCGGCGCCGCGCGCACCCTCAATTCCGAGTTCGAGGCGAGCCTCAATGGCATCGAGCGGACGCTTGCCGAACGCGGCCAGGCGCTGATCAGCGAATTCCAGACCCGCGCCGAGGCGCTGGACACCGGCACGCAGAAGCTCAACGCGGCACTCGAAGCCCGCGCCCGCCAGATCAACGAGACGCTGGTCGAGCGCGCCCGCGAAATCGCCCACACCTTTGCCGAAAGCAAGGATACGCTGTCGGCGATGATCGATCAGGGCAAGACCCAGATCGGCGCCGACATGGCCGACATCGTCACCTCTACTTCGACCATGCTGGAAGCCCGCGCCAGCGACTTTGCCGGGCGCATGGAGGCTGCGCGTCACGTCGTGTCCCGCTCCTTCGACACGGACATCCAGCGCCTTGCCGACGCTCGCGTTGGCATCGAAGAGGCCGTGGAAAACCACAGCCGCAAGCTTTCCGAGAGCCGCGAGCGTATGGCTGCCGCGATGCAGACCGACCTGGCGAAATTCGCCGAAGGCCGCGCCGGCATCGATGCCGCCGTGACCAATCAGGTGCAGAAGCTGGCCGAAGGCCGCAGCCTGATCGCGCGCGCCCTTGAAGAGGATTTGCGCAAGGTCAACGAATCGCGCGCCGCCATCGACGCATCGCTCGGCGGTCATCTCGAAAGGCTGGAAGAAGGCCGCAACAGGCTTTCCCTGGCACTTAACGAAGACTCTGGAAAGCTCGTGCAAGCTCGTACAATCATTGATGAAATGGTTGCCGGGCATGTTGGAAAGCTCGCCGAGGGCCGCAACATCCTGTCGCGCGCCCTGGAAGCAGATCTCGGCAAGCTTGCCGACAGCCGCGCCGGCATTGACGGCCTCGTCGCCGGCCAGGTCGAGAAGATCGCCGAGGGCCGCGCCGTGCTGACCAAGGCCTTGGAAAACGACATTATCGGCATCAAGAGCCTGATCGAGACGCATTCCGCCAAACTGGCGGAAGACCGCACCCAGCTCTCCCAATCGCTCGACAGCGATCTGTCCGGAATCCGCGGCCTTCTCGAAGGCCATTCCGGACGACTGGCCGAGGATCGCGGCCTGCTTTCGCAGACGCTCGAAGCCGATCTCGCCAAACTCGCCGACAGCCGCTCCAGCATCGACGGGCTAGTTGCCGGTCAGGTCGAGAAGCTGGCCGAGGGCCGTGACATTCTCAAGCGTGCGCTGGAATCCGATCTCAACACGATCAAGGGCGTCATCGCCAGCCAGTCGGAAAAGCTGGCGGAAGACCGTGGCCAGCTTTCGCGCGTCCTCGAAACCGACCTGCAGAATGTGAACAGCGTCATCGCCGACCACATGAACAAGCTAGTTCAGGACCGTGCAAGCCTGTCGAAGGCGCTCGAGGATGACCTCGCCAAACTCGCTGACAGCCGCTCCAGCATCGATGGACTGGTTGCCGGTCAGGTCGAGAAGCTGGCCGAAGGCCGCGATATCCTCAAGCGTGCGCTGGAAGCCGATCTCGGTACGATCAGGGGCACCATCGCTGATCATTCGCAGAAGCTTACGGACGATCGTTCGCAGTTCGCACAAGCCCTGCAGGCGGATCTCGCCGGCATCAGCGACCATGTCCAAAGCCACACCGATAAGCTTGCCGAACACCGCTCTGCCCTCTCCGATGCGCTGGAAGCCGATCTTCGAGGAGTCAGCGGTCTTATGCAGAGCCACACCGATAAGCTTGCCCAGGATCGCTCGGCCCTTTCCGGCGCACTGGAAGCCGATCTCCGGGGCGTCAGCGGCCTTATGCAGAGCCACACCGACAAGCTCGCCCAGGATCGTTCGTCCTTGTCGCAGGCGTTGCAGGACGATCTCGCCAAGCTGGCCGAAAGCCGGTCGAGCATCGACGGTCTGGTCGCTGGTCAGGTCGAGAAGCTGGCCGAAGGCCGCGATATCCTGAAGCGTGCATTGGAAGCCGACCTCAACACGATCAGGGGCACCGTTGCCGACCAGTCGCAAAGGCTGGTCGACGACCGCGCACAGTTCGCGCGGGCTCTGGAGGCCGATCTGGAGAGCGTCAGCGGCCTGGTCAACAGCCATGCTGAACGGCTTGTCCAGGATCGTTCCAGCCTCTCCAAGTCGCTCGAGGACGATCTCGCCAAGCTGGCCGAAAGCCGGTCGAGCATCGACGGGCTGGTTGCCGGTCAGGTCGAGAAGCTGGCCGAAGGCCGCGACATCCTCAAGCGCGCGCTGGAAGCCGACCTGCAGAAGCTTTCGGCAAGCCGCACCGATGTCGACGACATCATCGCCGGCCATGTCGGCAAGCTGGCCGAAGGCCGCAACATGCTGACCCGTGCGCTGGAAGACGATCTGGTCAAGCTCGCCGACACGCGCAAGGACGTCGATCGTTCCCTGTCCGGCCACATCGACCAGATCGCAGCCAGGAGCACCGACATCTCGGCGGCAATCGCCGCCGATGTTGACAAGATCGAGCAGGCGTTCAGCCGCCAGACTGGCATCATCGAGGAACGCGCGGGAACCATGGAGCGCGCGCTCTCGACCGGCGTCGACAATGTTCGCAGCGTGCTTGAGAAGAGCGCGGTGTTCGTCGCCGGCGCCTTGCGCGAGAAGGTCATGGAAGTCACCAGCACGCTGCATGAGCAGGCCGGTGCGGCTTTCAGCGATGCCGACCGCAAGATCGCCGAACGCGCCGAACAGACGTCCGCCGCCCTGCTGGCGCGGGCTGAGGACATCGCCCGCACCTTCGAGGAGGCCGATCGTCGCCTCCACGCCCGTGCCGAAGATACCTCGAACGCCTTGCTGGCCCGCGCCGACGACACCTCCAGCACGCTGCTGGCCCGCGCTCATGAAACCGCAGATCAGCTGGCTGCCCGTGCTGGCGAGATCGCCGGCACCTTCGACATGGCGGACCAGAAGCTGGCCGCGCGTGCCCAGGCAACCACGGATCAACTGGCCGCCCGTGCTCAGGACACCGCCGATCATCTGGCCGCCCGCGCCAGCGAAATTGCCGGCGCCTTTGATGCCGCCGACCAGAAACTGGTTGCCCGCGCCGTCGAAACGGCACAGTCGCTGGCCGCACGCGCCGGCGACATCCTGCGCAACTTCGAAGGTGCCGACCAGCGGCTTGGCATGCGCATTGGCGAATCCGCCGAGGCGCTTGCCGCCCGTGCATCGGACCTTGGCCGCATCTTCGACGCCGCCGACCAGCAATTGGTCTCGCGCATCGCCGAAGGTTCGGAAGCGCTGTCGAGCCGTGCGTCCGAGATCGGCCGCATCTTCGACGACGCCGACCAGCGTCTTGTGTCGCGCATCTCCAACAGCACATCGACTATCGGCGAACATGCCGAGACGATCGTTGGCGCCTTCGCTGATACCGAGCAAAGGGTTGCCGAGCGCGCACGGCGGACCGGCCAGGAAATGGCCGTGCATGCCCGCGAAATCGAGCAGGCGCTTGCCGGTGCCGACGAGAGGCTCGCCTCGAGCGCCGCGGCAGCCGCCGCGCGTGTCGAAGAGCAGGTCGCGAGTGTCGAGCACCGCCTCGCCTACACGGCGGAGACGATGGGTCAGAGGCTCAACGAGCAGGTCTCCACCGCGGAGGCACAACTCGTCTCGCGCGCCAATGTGATCGCCGAAACCTTCACCGCCGTCGGCCAGCATATCGGCCAGAGCACCAACGATGCCGCCAAGACTATCGGCGCCAACACCCGCGAGCTCAACACGATGCTCGCGGCACGTTCGGCGGAGATGTCAAAAATCCTCGACGAAACCGCGCGGCCGCTGGTCGAGCGTTTCGCCCAGGGCGGCTCGGAACTGCAAAGGAGCATGGAAGAGGTCACCGAACGCGCCACGGAGAAGCTGCGCAGCGAGAACGCAGCGCTCGTCAATGCGCTCGCCAGCCGCACCGCCGAGACCTTGTCGGCAGTCGAAGGCGCCCGCTCGTCGCTGTCGGAAAGTGTCGCCGACCTTATCGGCCGCATGACCAAGTCCAGCTCGCAGCTCGGTCAGTTGATCGACCAGGCCGCGGTCAACCTCGGCCAGGTCGACGAGCGTCTGAGCGGCAGCACGCAAAGCTTCGCCGCCACCACGGAGAAGGCCGCGCAGACCTTCGCCAGCTCGGCGCGTCTGGTCGACTCGAACACGACAAGACTCACCGAACTGTCGTCGTCGACCTTGCGCGAAGTCGCATCGATCGCCACCAAGTTCGATGAGCACAGCCGTCTGCTGGCCAGCGCATCGGATCTGCTGAGCTCGGCCCAGAGCAACCTCGAACACACGCTCGAAAGGCAGTCGTCGCTCGAAGACCTCGCCGTCGGCCTGGTCAAGAAGTCGGAAGATCTCGAAAGGGTCATGCGCTCGTTCGAAAATCTCGTTGGCCAGACGCTGCAGAACGCCGAGGGCAAGACGCTGGAATCGGCGGACAAGATCCGCAACGCGATCACCGAAGTCGTCGATTCGGCCACCAAGCGCTTTGCCGATGCGACCGAAGAGATGCGGCGCACAGCCGGCTCGATCAAGAGCGAGCTCGACCTGACACGTGCCGAGCTCAAGAAGGGCGTCATCGAGATGCCGGAAGAGGCAAAGGAATCGACATCGGCCATCCGCCGCGCCGTTTCCGAGCAGATCAACGCGCTGAAGGAGCTTTCCGACATCGTTGCCAAGTCCGGCCGCGGCGGCGATACCTCCGAGCCTCGCAATCTGCGTCCGGCGCCGCAAGCGCCCGCCGCTCGCGCTGCCGAGCCGCCGCGTCGTGCGCCGGCCCCGCAGCAGGAGCTGCGTCCACCTCAGGCGCCGTTGGGCGGCACCGCATTGCGCGGCACGCTCGATCTCGAGCGTCCCACCGAGGCAGCGCCGCGCCAGCGGGATCAGAATGCCCGCACGCCGCAAGGCGGCTGGGTGCGCGATCTCCTGACTGGAGCGTCGCGTGAGGAGGATGCAGCCCGGCCTGCGGCGCCTGCGGAAGCACCACGTGCGGCCCCTGCCCAGCGCACGCCGCTTCACGTCGTGGAATCGTTGAACTCGCTGTCCGTCGATATCGCTCGCGCCATCGACCATGACGCTTCGATCGAGCTGTGGAACCGCTACCGGCGCGGTGAACGCGATGTGTTCACGCGGCGTCTGTACACGCTGAAAGGCCAGCAGACATTCGACGAGATCCGCCGCAAGTATCAGGCTGAGGCTGAGTTCCGTAGCGCCGTCGACCGCTACTGCGACGACTTCGAAAAGCTGCTCAAGGATGTCTCGCGCAACGACCGCGACAACATCATGGCGCAGACCTACCTGACGTCGGATACCGGCAAGGTCTACACCATGCTGGCCCATGCCAGCGGCCGTCTGCACTGA